One window from the genome of Salipiger abyssi encodes:
- a CDS encoding penicillin acylase family protein, whose translation MKRLFNILLDLLLAVFALGLTVSGVVYFLLRASVPDYDEDFSVAGIEGPVDILRDAAAIPHISADSAPDAYFALGFVHAQDRLGQLLRARRAAQALMPLDRTIEVEPSTAQALDAYAAGVNAWLGLVSEGGRGRGSPDLLIADERMIAAWRPVDSLRLAQAFLNDLQPERRQNDLSGLSDLPIPSDRPLLPELFVTSPKVSLDAWALPGDRTATGAPILAADIRGPLSLPSEWYLADIQLPTGAAIGATLPGVPFIVVGRSERVAWAFRSVSQKAVKEPENPTAAQASNFLMMLDRLARSADVNDAMDACMNLSPAGLEILAIDRETLARWPDREVETPLSFRDARLAALDERQPIFSVEGAITVQRDTVSAAARALLPIMAKELWFVGSTGALEENRADELRGDILDQLAQWNGDMDRFSPEPLVFWAWARALQKRILQDEFPSATKVWARPNADVLFAVLSDRGGSAIWCDIRPSTRIETCQDQVRAALDDAIGWLVDRYGPDPSAWVWGEAHALNMGWAPIRSSGIISDLLSLKAPSSGDSYTMIATLFTSDDDRPFAPSGGTNFQAVMSFSEEAGSYFIAPAGQSGHPLSRFYENLFLMWMQGKYLAMSTDLSLARGGAVGTSRLLPASVQRPTIQDDRSQ comes from the coding sequence TTGAAACGACTATTCAACATATTACTAGACTTGCTCCTGGCGGTTTTTGCATTAGGACTGACCGTATCCGGTGTCGTCTACTTTCTTTTGCGCGCCTCCGTCCCCGACTATGACGAGGATTTCAGTGTTGCGGGTATCGAAGGTCCAGTCGATATTCTGCGAGATGCTGCGGCCATACCGCACATTTCTGCAGACTCCGCTCCGGACGCCTATTTCGCGCTTGGTTTCGTTCACGCTCAGGACAGGCTTGGCCAGTTATTGAGGGCAAGGCGGGCAGCGCAAGCCTTGATGCCACTTGACCGGACGATCGAAGTTGAGCCTTCGACAGCCCAAGCGCTCGACGCATATGCCGCAGGTGTCAACGCGTGGCTTGGCCTGGTGTCCGAAGGCGGGCGCGGCAGAGGCTCACCCGATCTGTTGATCGCGGATGAGAGAATGATCGCAGCCTGGAGACCCGTCGATAGTCTCAGACTTGCCCAAGCGTTTCTGAACGATCTTCAACCCGAGAGACGGCAGAATGACCTGTCCGGCTTGTCAGATCTACCGATCCCGTCGGATCGACCTCTTTTGCCCGAGCTGTTTGTGACCTCGCCCAAGGTCAGCCTCGATGCTTGGGCGTTGCCTGGAGACAGAACAGCTACCGGAGCACCAATTCTCGCCGCCGATATACGTGGCCCCTTATCGCTGCCTTCTGAATGGTACCTGGCGGATATTCAACTCCCGACCGGAGCCGCGATTGGGGCTACATTGCCGGGTGTGCCCTTCATTGTCGTCGGTCGCAGCGAACGCGTCGCTTGGGCGTTCCGATCTGTGTCCCAGAAAGCCGTTAAAGAGCCAGAGAATCCCACGGCCGCGCAGGCCAGCAATTTTCTGATGATGCTTGACCGTCTGGCGCGGTCCGCCGATGTGAACGATGCTATGGACGCATGCATGAACCTGTCACCAGCCGGATTGGAGATTCTTGCGATCGACCGAGAAACCCTTGCTCGCTGGCCTGACAGGGAGGTCGAAACTCCTTTATCGTTTCGAGACGCCCGTCTGGCTGCTCTTGATGAGCGGCAGCCGATATTCTCGGTCGAGGGCGCGATTACGGTGCAGCGCGACACGGTCAGCGCTGCCGCGCGGGCGCTTCTTCCTATAATGGCAAAAGAGCTTTGGTTCGTGGGTTCCACAGGTGCTCTCGAAGAGAACCGCGCAGATGAGCTTCGCGGCGATATTCTGGATCAACTTGCCCAATGGAATGGCGACATGGATCGCTTTTCACCGGAGCCGCTCGTGTTCTGGGCCTGGGCGCGCGCGTTGCAAAAGCGAATACTTCAGGATGAATTTCCATCCGCGACGAAGGTCTGGGCCAGGCCAAATGCCGATGTCCTATTTGCGGTGCTTTCAGATCGCGGAGGGAGCGCAATCTGGTGCGACATCCGCCCGTCCACCCGCATCGAGACCTGCCAGGATCAGGTTCGTGCGGCCTTGGATGATGCCATCGGCTGGCTTGTCGACCGCTACGGACCCGATCCGTCCGCTTGGGTCTGGGGCGAAGCACACGCTTTGAATATGGGGTGGGCACCAATCCGATCGAGTGGGATCATCAGCGATCTGCTGTCTCTCAAAGCCCCATCTTCGGGCGATTCATACACAATGATTGCAACACTGTTTACTTCTGACGATGACCGCCCCTTCGCGCCCAGCGGGGGCACCAATTTTCAGGCGGTCATGTCGTTTTCGGAAGAAGCCGGATCCTATTTCATCGCGCCCGCCGGTCAGTCCGGCCACCCGCTCTCACGATTCTATGAGAACCTTTTTCTCATGTGGATGCAGGGCAAATACCTCGCGATGTCCACTGATCTGTCCTTGGCCCGGGGTGGCGCTGTGGGAACATCCCGACTTTTACCGGCATCTGTCCAAAGGCCAACAATACAAGATGACAGGAGCCAATGA
- a CDS encoding DsbA family protein has translation MKRRGLILSVLALGVAGFGGAAWYATRPDPIAASDPIDPEMANALIRPYSPILGPEDAPVTIVEFFDPACEACRAFYPVVEDIMAEHGDAVRVVIRYTPFHGEASVEAIRVLEAARMQDVFEPVLEAVLREQPRWASHGTPAPGLILEIAASGGLDVEAARTQMLAPGVVAVLNQDRADVETVGVRQTPTFFVNGKPLDPFGEAELRRLVAVEVAASQS, from the coding sequence ATGAAACGACGCGGCCTCATCCTGTCCGTTCTCGCGCTCGGGGTCGCCGGTTTCGGCGGGGCCGCCTGGTATGCCACCCGCCCCGACCCGATTGCCGCGTCCGATCCCATCGACCCTGAAATGGCCAACGCGCTGATCCGACCCTATTCCCCGATCCTCGGGCCCGAGGATGCGCCCGTAACCATCGTTGAATTCTTCGACCCGGCCTGCGAGGCATGCCGCGCTTTCTATCCGGTCGTCGAGGATATCATGGCGGAGCACGGAGACGCGGTGCGCGTTGTAATCCGCTATACGCCTTTTCACGGCGAGGCGTCGGTAGAAGCGATCCGTGTGCTCGAGGCGGCGCGCATGCAGGACGTGTTTGAACCTGTGCTCGAGGCAGTCTTGCGAGAGCAGCCCAGATGGGCGTCTCACGGGACCCCGGCACCCGGATTGATCCTTGAGATTGCAGCAAGCGGAGGTCTGGATGTCGAAGCTGCCCGGACACAGATGCTGGCCCCCGGTGTTGTGGCGGTGCTCAACCAGGACCGCGCCGATGTCGAGACAGTCGGGGTCCGCCAAACGCCCACGTTCTTCGTGAACGGCAAGCCTCTCGATCCGTTCGGTGAGGCCGAATTGCGGAGGCTGGTGGCAGTGGAAGTTGCGGCAAGCCAAAGCTGA
- a CDS encoding SCO family protein has product MQRRQLLLYGAAGAGVLGLTLFVGWWRVDGPGAPEPKGQRPLPLSAMEFRLTDHEENEVGPGNLIGRPTMVFFGFTYCPDVCPTTLSDISGWLEELGDEASEMNVVFITVDPERDTVEAMAEYVGYFHPVIRGWTGPEDQIARAAEGFRASFERVPTEGGGYTMNHTASVFLFDAEGELVTMIDYHEPREFAVPKIRRALTEDVEGAT; this is encoded by the coding sequence ATGCAACGTCGGCAGCTCCTTCTATACGGCGCAGCCGGTGCCGGCGTTCTTGGCCTGACGCTCTTCGTGGGCTGGTGGCGGGTGGACGGGCCCGGTGCGCCTGAACCAAAAGGGCAGCGGCCCCTGCCCCTATCGGCGATGGAGTTCCGGCTGACCGACCACGAGGAAAATGAGGTAGGGCCTGGCAACCTGATCGGTCGTCCGACAATGGTGTTTTTCGGGTTCACCTACTGCCCGGACGTCTGCCCGACGACCCTATCGGATATTTCCGGCTGGCTTGAGGAACTGGGCGACGAAGCATCAGAGATGAACGTGGTCTTCATCACGGTCGACCCGGAGCGGGACACGGTCGAGGCCATGGCCGAATATGTCGGCTATTTTCATCCGGTCATTCGTGGTTGGACGGGGCCGGAAGACCAGATTGCCCGCGCTGCAGAAGGGTTTCGTGCCTCATTTGAGCGCGTCCCGACTGAGGGCGGCGGCTATACGATGAACCATACGGCAAGCGTATTCCTGTTCGATGCCGAGGGTGAGCTCGTCACCATGATCGACTATCACGAGCCAAGAGAATTCGCGGTGCCGAAGATCCGGCGCGCACTGACAGAAGACGTAGAGGGGGCAACATGA
- the lspA gene encoding signal peptidase II, whose amino-acid sequence MRTCLFVGLLAALIAFLVDQVTKAIVVANAADLSAGIPVFPGFNLIYLRNDGVTFGLLGGAPWWSLTALALAVCGWLTVMLVRTANPVEAIAYGAIIGGALGNVLDRIRFRSVTDFLDFYVGSTHWPAFNMADVFVVSGVGLLLIAPWLSAKLKTGT is encoded by the coding sequence ATGAGAACTTGCCTCTTCGTCGGTCTGCTTGCTGCGCTGATCGCTTTTCTTGTCGATCAGGTGACAAAAGCAATTGTCGTCGCCAACGCGGCAGATTTGAGCGCTGGAATTCCGGTCTTTCCCGGTTTCAATCTTATCTATCTGCGCAACGATGGCGTGACGTTCGGACTGCTTGGTGGAGCGCCATGGTGGAGCCTTACGGCGTTGGCCCTAGCTGTCTGCGGCTGGTTAACAGTCATGTTGGTACGCACTGCCAACCCGGTTGAGGCTATCGCCTATGGCGCGATTATCGGTGGCGCGCTCGGCAACGTCCTCGACCGCATCCGGTTTCGGAGTGTGACGGACTTCCTCGATTTCTATGTCGGATCCACGCATTGGCCCGCCTTCAACATGGCGGATGTTTTCGTGGTCAGTGGCGTGGGCCTACTGCTCATAGCCCCTTGGTTGAGCGCCAAGTTGAAAACAGGCACATGA
- a CDS encoding ZIP family metal transporter, translating to MEPLSPIALGFLGSLAAGSLTAVGAVPVLFGRIPSRATRDLLLGFAAGVMLAASFFSLIIPALDAAEGQFDNGALPAAIVCVAILLGMGAVALMNERLPHEHFKTGREGPDAASLRRVWLFIIAITIHNFPEGLAVGVGFGADGLSGGLPLAIGIGLQNAPEGLAVAVSLLGEGYSRLRAWGIAALTGLVEPVGGLLGAGIISLSQPLLPWGLAFAAGAMLYVISHEIIPETHRSGHQNRATLGLAVGLVIMLFLDVWLG from the coding sequence TTGGAACCCCTCTCCCCCATAGCGCTTGGCTTTCTTGGAAGCCTGGCCGCCGGATCGCTGACCGCGGTCGGGGCGGTCCCCGTTCTTTTTGGGCGCATCCCGTCCCGGGCCACGCGCGATCTGCTGCTTGGCTTCGCGGCGGGTGTCATGCTCGCGGCTTCGTTCTTCTCGCTGATCATCCCGGCTCTCGACGCAGCTGAAGGACAGTTCGACAACGGTGCTCTCCCGGCGGCCATCGTATGTGTTGCGATCCTGCTTGGCATGGGCGCGGTCGCTCTGATGAACGAACGGCTACCGCATGAACATTTCAAGACGGGGCGGGAAGGTCCCGACGCCGCATCGCTGCGGCGCGTCTGGCTTTTCATCATCGCGATCACTATCCACAATTTTCCCGAAGGGCTTGCCGTCGGCGTCGGGTTCGGGGCTGACGGTTTGTCGGGCGGGTTGCCACTTGCGATCGGTATTGGATTACAGAATGCCCCCGAAGGTCTGGCGGTGGCGGTTTCGTTGCTCGGCGAGGGCTATTCCAGGCTTCGCGCCTGGGGCATCGCCGCTCTGACCGGTCTCGTCGAGCCCGTCGGTGGACTTCTCGGCGCAGGGATTATCAGTCTTTCGCAACCGCTGCTGCCCTGGGGTCTCGCCTTCGCAGCAGGTGCGATGCTCTACGTCATCAGCCACGAGATCATTCCGGAAACCCACCGATCCGGCCATCAGAACAGGGCGACGCTCGGCCTCGCCGTTGGTCTTGTGATCATGTTGTTCCTCGACGTCTGGCTGGGATAA
- a CDS encoding copper chaperone PCu(A)C produces the protein MVKKLRYTNALAVLLTVAGLSAPALAGSEDVVVENAWSRASIGVNRPGAAYMTVRNTGEDAVTLTGLATPLAMMPEIHESKTNSVGVSSMAPAGEITIEPGQSVALEPGGLHAMLMKLQEPMTEGENFPLTLTFSDGGKVTVEVPILGIAARGPEG, from the coding sequence GTGGTGAAGAAGTTGAGATATACCAATGCATTGGCCGTGCTTTTGACGGTTGCAGGGCTGTCGGCCCCCGCACTGGCCGGTTCGGAGGATGTCGTGGTCGAGAATGCGTGGTCCCGCGCCTCGATCGGCGTCAACAGGCCAGGTGCCGCCTATATGACCGTGCGCAACACGGGTGAAGACGCCGTTACGCTGACCGGACTTGCGACACCGCTGGCAATGATGCCCGAGATCCATGAGTCGAAAACCAACTCCGTTGGCGTCAGTTCCATGGCACCTGCAGGCGAGATCACGATTGAGCCCGGCCAAAGCGTGGCATTGGAGCCGGGCGGGTTGCACGCCATGCTCATGAAGCTGCAAGAGCCGATGACCGAAGGCGAGAATTTCCCGCTGACACTGACCTTCTCGGATGGCGGCAAGGTGACGGTCGAGGTCCCAATCCTCGGAATCGCCGCGCGTGGACCGGAGGGCTGA
- the lnt gene encoding apolipoprotein N-acyltransferase, with product MMAGLRPLTGRGRYIPLRSGISFAAGGLTVLTLPPFSWLIVVPVAFSALFLVLRQVSTAPAFFIGWVFGMGQFGFGVSWIAESFYVDSERFGALAIPAVAGLSAGLAIFPAIAAMLFATIMQRRAVGDTTAGLLLATCWVAAEWLRGHVLTGFPWNLAAYALVEHAALRQPAAWVGSYGLSFLTVFIGLLPGVLIVAAPNRRVPVLVLFAVVVMGLWGGGALRLGTNVPPTDSALRIVQGNVPQVEKWAPGSRERTLEKYLGLSAQPGRFDLLLWPETAFPGFLDEDALARRRLSTVLPDGRILLTGVPDRVEGDGGTRYFNTVQAYDGSGEILTGYAKHHLVPFGEYVPLRGWLPIERLTEGLGDFTPGPGPRTLAIPGAPLVAVAICYEIIFPGQVVDDLFRPDWIFNATNDAWFGTSIGPEQHLASARMRAVEEGLPVVRAANTGISAIIDAKGEIIARLETGQTGVIDASLPTALAPTPYARFGDWTSLALICAVWALAFTVGLVRRRFNSEKSKSEES from the coding sequence ATGATGGCGGGCTTGCGACCACTGACGGGTCGTGGCCGTTACATTCCCCTGCGATCAGGGATTAGCTTTGCAGCGGGCGGTTTAACGGTTTTAACCCTTCCACCATTCTCATGGCTCATCGTTGTTCCAGTCGCCTTCTCAGCACTCTTTCTCGTCCTCCGGCAGGTTTCGACAGCGCCTGCCTTCTTCATCGGCTGGGTCTTCGGAATGGGCCAGTTCGGGTTTGGAGTTTCCTGGATCGCCGAGAGCTTTTACGTCGATTCCGAACGTTTCGGTGCCCTTGCGATCCCGGCAGTCGCGGGACTGTCCGCCGGACTGGCCATTTTCCCGGCGATTGCGGCGATGTTATTTGCCACCATCATGCAGCGCCGTGCTGTCGGCGACACTACGGCAGGTCTTCTGCTTGCAACCTGCTGGGTTGCCGCAGAATGGCTGCGTGGTCATGTCCTGACAGGGTTTCCCTGGAACCTTGCCGCTTATGCCCTTGTCGAACACGCCGCTCTGCGCCAACCCGCCGCCTGGGTAGGAAGCTATGGGCTGAGCTTTCTCACGGTCTTTATAGGGCTGTTGCCCGGTGTGTTGATTGTGGCGGCACCAAACAGACGCGTGCCTGTTCTCGTGCTCTTCGCCGTTGTGGTGATGGGCCTCTGGGGTGGCGGCGCGCTGCGTTTAGGGACGAATGTGCCTCCGACGGACAGCGCTTTGCGCATCGTCCAAGGCAATGTGCCGCAAGTCGAGAAGTGGGCACCGGGCAGCCGCGAGCGAACGCTGGAGAAATATTTGGGCTTGTCGGCGCAACCTGGACGCTTCGACCTGTTGCTGTGGCCGGAAACGGCCTTTCCCGGTTTTCTGGACGAGGACGCCTTGGCGCGTAGGCGGCTATCCACGGTTCTGCCAGACGGCAGGATCCTTTTGACAGGCGTACCTGACCGCGTAGAGGGCGATGGGGGAACCCGATATTTCAACACGGTTCAAGCCTATGACGGCAGCGGCGAAATTCTGACGGGATATGCAAAACATCATCTTGTTCCGTTCGGGGAATATGTGCCCCTGAGAGGCTGGCTGCCGATCGAGCGGCTGACCGAAGGTTTGGGTGATTTCACGCCAGGACCAGGGCCACGCACGCTGGCGATCCCGGGTGCGCCTCTGGTCGCGGTGGCGATCTGTTACGAAATCATTTTTCCGGGCCAGGTAGTCGATGACCTTTTTCGCCCCGACTGGATTTTCAACGCCACAAATGATGCCTGGTTCGGGACCAGCATCGGACCCGAGCAGCACCTCGCCTCCGCGCGCATGCGCGCGGTCGAAGAAGGGCTTCCTGTAGTCCGGGCGGCCAACACCGGGATTTCCGCGATCATCGACGCCAAGGGAGAGATCATCGCGCGCCTCGAGACCGGACAAACTGGAGTCATAGATGCCAGCCTGCCGACAGCGCTTGCGCCCACACCTTACGCACGTTTCGGTGATTGGACATCGCTGGCGCTCATCTGTGCGGTCTGGGCTCTAGCCTTTACCGTCGGATTGGTCAGACGACGTTTCAATTCAGAAAAATCAAAATCGGAGGAATCGTGA
- a CDS encoding DUF411 domain-containing protein produces MKRFTPALAIAFALLPAAQAVAEAIQIDVRKTSGCGCCLSWMKHLEENGFAPMGEDMFGGSLVRFKLDNGVPQRMVSCHTALVDGYVIEGHVPAADIQRLLEDRPDAVGLAVPGMPYGSPGMGPEDDREAYDVFLIHEDGSTEVYTSYSAPD; encoded by the coding sequence ATGAAACGATTTACTCCCGCCCTTGCCATCGCATTTGCCTTGCTTCCTGCGGCGCAGGCCGTCGCAGAGGCGATTCAGATCGACGTCCGGAAGACCAGCGGCTGCGGCTGTTGCCTGTCCTGGATGAAGCACCTCGAGGAGAATGGCTTCGCGCCGATGGGCGAGGACATGTTCGGAGGATCTCTTGTGCGCTTCAAACTCGACAATGGCGTGCCGCAGCGCATGGTCTCCTGCCATACGGCTTTGGTCGACGGCTATGTGATCGAGGGCCACGTGCCGGCGGCTGACATCCAACGCCTGCTGGAGGACCGGCCAGACGCGGTAGGCCTGGCGGTGCCGGGAATGCCCTACGGGTCGCCCGGCATGGGACCGGAGGACGACCGGGAGGCTTACGATGTCTTCCTGATCCACGAAGACGGATCGACCGAGGTCTACACCAGCTACTCGGCTCCTGACTGA
- a CDS encoding M23 family metallopeptidase has translation MKIRTVLAAVAVAGAFSVTAIAISGVLSKEPVPPAIAEATLWTPDPLAPPRITETNSVRPTLAQADIAFEFRPRPLLTVSPADTSLPSIEPPLVTWSREIASGETLDAVLSDAGLDASDRAEIALAIGTEYDLRRLRPGHIITVVSTTDDNPRRVELAVEDGVRIEAVFGEQLAARVLDPDPELVTFAGEAVIESSIFAALNTADIPARFAVDLAQMLGGTVDFRRDLAGGETMRLLWREARDGNKRIGQPELAFAALDIDGSVYEIVWPNDGSGQATIYVDGEVLRVFAQPVEGARLSSVFGRRTHPVYGNVRMHTGVDFAAARGTPVQATAPGRVSFIGRRGGYGRVVEIAHGSDTLTRYAHLSAVPDGLTQGQRVMAGDMIGRVGATGTATGPNLHYEVLVDGRPTDPLSDDRLAEAAEREADDTAALERLREARSLLAERLASEFAQTTTERL, from the coding sequence ATGAAGATAAGAACAGTCTTGGCGGCCGTTGCGGTCGCAGGCGCATTTTCGGTGACCGCCATCGCCATCTCTGGCGTTCTGTCCAAAGAACCGGTGCCCCCTGCGATTGCTGAAGCGACCCTCTGGACTCCCGATCCGCTTGCGCCGCCTCGGATTACCGAAACCAATTCGGTCCGCCCTACACTCGCCCAGGCGGATATCGCATTCGAGTTCAGACCCCGGCCGCTCCTGACCGTTTCCCCCGCTGATACCTCCTTGCCATCTATCGAGCCCCCGCTGGTCACCTGGTCGCGGGAGATTGCGTCGGGCGAGACGCTTGATGCGGTCCTTTCCGATGCGGGGCTGGATGCTTCGGATCGCGCCGAAATCGCCTTGGCGATTGGCACGGAATACGATCTGCGCCGTCTGCGTCCGGGTCACATCATTACGGTGGTTTCCACAACGGACGACAACCCGCGTCGTGTAGAGCTCGCCGTCGAAGACGGTGTCCGGATAGAGGCGGTCTTCGGCGAACAGCTTGCCGCCCGCGTGTTGGACCCGGATCCCGAATTGGTGACTTTCGCCGGCGAGGCGGTGATCGAGAGCTCGATTTTCGCCGCCCTGAACACGGCAGACATCCCCGCCCGTTTTGCGGTGGACCTGGCGCAGATGCTGGGCGGCACCGTGGATTTCCGTCGTGATCTTGCGGGTGGCGAGACGATGCGCCTCCTTTGGCGCGAGGCCCGAGACGGGAACAAGAGGATTGGTCAGCCCGAGCTTGCCTTTGCCGCACTGGATATCGATGGCTCGGTCTATGAAATCGTCTGGCCGAACGACGGCAGCGGCCAAGCGACGATCTATGTCGACGGAGAAGTCCTGCGCGTGTTTGCGCAACCGGTCGAAGGTGCACGGCTGAGTTCTGTGTTCGGGCGCCGCACCCATCCGGTCTACGGCAATGTACGGATGCACACAGGAGTCGACTTCGCGGCGGCGCGCGGCACGCCGGTACAGGCGACGGCGCCGGGCCGCGTTAGCTTCATCGGCCGACGCGGTGGGTATGGCCGGGTCGTCGAGATCGCTCATGGCTCCGACACCCTGACGCGCTATGCGCATCTGAGCGCCGTACCGGACGGGCTCACACAAGGGCAACGCGTGATGGCCGGAGATATGATCGGGCGGGTCGGTGCGACGGGTACCGCGACAGGCCCCAACCTACATTACGAAGTGCTGGTGGACGGTCGCCCAACCGACCCTCTCTCTGACGACCGATTGGCAGAGGCGGCCGAGCGTGAAGCGGACGACACGGCCGCGCTTGAGCGACTGCGTGAGGCGCGTTCACTTCTTGCTGAGAGGCTCGCCAGCGAATTTGCACAGACGACAACCGAAAGGCTTTGA